From one Lotus japonicus ecotype B-129 chromosome 3, LjGifu_v1.2 genomic stretch:
- the LOC130747271 gene encoding laccase-2-like, producing MLTHNKVTLFGAFLFVTTILWTFPEVVLAASPHESVTRHYKFDIRLVNVTRLCHTKSMVTVNGKFPGPRVVAREGDRIVVKVVNHAPSNISVHWHGVKQVRSGWSDGPSYITQCPIQTGQSYVYNFTIVGQRGTLFWHAHFSWLRATVYGPLILLPKHNESYPFAKPHKEVPILLGEWWNTDPLAVISQALQSGGGPNVSDAYTINGLPGPLYNCSNKDTFRLKVKPGKTYLLRLINAALNDELFFTIANHTLTIVEADASYVKPFNSDIIILGPGQTTNVLLHTKPHNPNTTFLMLARPYFTGQGTFDNSTVAGILEYKNPHDGTKNLPLLKPSLPAINDTSFVANFSSKFRSLNSPKYPANVPQNVDKSFFFTVGLGTKPCLKNQTCQGPNNSSKFAASMNNVSFSLPSVALLQQHFFGLKNVYTTDFPVVPLRKFNYTGTPPNNTLVTNGTKTVVIPYGTKVQVVLQDTSILGAESHPLHLHGFNFFLVGQGFGNFNGSADPAKFNLVDPVERNTVAVPSGGWVAIRFLADNPGVWFMHCHFDVHLSWGLAMAWVVEDGKLPNQKLPPPPKDLPKC from the exons ATGTTGACACACAACAAAGTGACACTTTTTGGGGCTTTTCTCTTCGTCACCACTATACTTTGGACGTTTCCTGAAGTTGTTTTGGCTGCTTCACCCCATGAAAGTGTTACAAGGCACTACAAATTCGAT ATAAGGCTGGTAAATGTTACGAGGCTGTGTCACACCAAAAGCATGGTTACTGTGAACGGGAAGTTCCCGGGGCCTCGCGTTGTTGCAAGAGAAGGGGACAGAATTGTGGTTAAGGTTGTTAATCATGCTCCAAGCAATATCAGTGTGCACTG GCATGGAGTGAAACAGGTTCGTAGTGGATGGTCAGATGGGCCATCTTACATAACTCAATGCCCCATTCAAACTGGACAGAGTTATGTGTACAACTTCACCATTGTTGGACAAAGAGGAACTCTCTTCTGGCATGCTCACTTTTCATGGTTAAGAGCCACTGTGTATGGACCTCTAATCCTCCTCCCTAAGCATAACGAATCATACCCATTCGCCAAACCCCACAAGGAAGTCCCCATCCTCTTAG GTGAGTGGTGGAACACGGATCCACTGGCTGTTATTTCACAAGCACTTCAATCAGGTGGTGGCCCAAATGTCTCTGATGCCTACACCATTAATGGTCTTCCTGGACCCCTTTACAATTGCTCCAATAAag ATACATTCAGATTGAAGGTGAAACCAGGGAAAACATACCTTCTTCGCTTGATCAACGCTGCACTCAACGACGAACTCTTCTTCACCATAGCAAACCACACCTTAACCATCGTTGAAGCCGACGCTAGCTACGTTAAACCCTTCAACTCCGACATCATAATCCTTGGTCCAGGACAAACCACAAATGTTCTGTTACACACAAAACCTCACAACCCAAACACCACATTCCTCATGCTAGCTAGACCCTATTTCACTGGCCAAGGCACCTTCGACAATTCCACGGTGGCCGGCATTTTAGAGTACAAAAACCCACATGATGGCACCAAAAACCTTCCACTCTTGAAACCCTCCCTTCCCGCCATCAACGACACTTCATTCGTAGCAAATTTCAGCAGCAAATTCCGTAGCTTAAATAGTCCCAAATACCCTGCAAATGTGCCACAAAATGTTGACAAGAGCTTTTTCTTCACGGTGGGGCTTGGGACAAAACCGTGCCTAAAAAACCAAACTTGTCAAGGACCCAATAACAGTTCGAAATTTGCAGCTTCCATGAACAATGTTTCATTTTCTCTGCCATCAGTAGCACTTCTACAGCAACATTTCTTTGGCCTTAAGAATGTTTACACCACGGATTTCCCAGTTGTTCCTCTAAGGAAATTTAACTATACTGGGACTCCACCGAACAACACATTGGTTACTAATGGAACGAAGACGGTGGTGATTCCTTATGGTACAAAAGTTCAGGTGGTGTTGCAGGACACTAGCATTCTGGGAGCAGAGAGCCATCCCCTGCATCTTCATGGCTTCAATTTCTTCTTAGTTGGTCAAGGTTTTGGTAACTTCAATGGTAGTGCAGACCCTGCTAAGTTCAATCTTGTTGACCCTGTTGAGAGGAACACTGTTGCTGTGCCTTCTGGTGGTTGGGTGGCTATACGATTCCTTGCTGATAACCCAG